A genomic region of Papaver somniferum cultivar HN1 chromosome 7, ASM357369v1, whole genome shotgun sequence contains the following coding sequences:
- the LOC113296737 gene encoding E3 ubiquitin-protein ligase COP1-like: MDTRDPRRTLRGHAKEARRRKSVLQIDLNDTPPAEIRAAAALVECSQQGGGGGGGGGGGRERIPLQPPPLTIDLEAIDDEVVISSPRSFAEAKRNKAFRNLEILITAERPAPPPPPRESRIDGTGSTLNSSYNMRKRPAASNAVINCDHYINLDGRSSSKKKCAVKPAVTPQAAPPKPPAKEPAFSCPVCMSSLVEATSTKCGHIFCKQCIKSALSAQNKCPTCRKKLTMKDTIRVYLPATEMS, encoded by the exons ATGGATACTCGCGATCCGAGGAGGACACTGAGGGGTCATGCTAAGGAGGCTAGGAGAAGGAAAAGTGTCTTACAAATTGATCTTAATGATACACCTCCCGCTGAAATTAGGGCAGCTGCTGCTTTGGTTGAGTGTAGCCAACAAGGaggaggtggaggaggaggaggaggaggaggaagagaacGGATTCCGCTGCAACCACCACCTTTGACAATTGATCTTGAAGCTATTGATGATGAAGTTGTCATTTCATCTCCAAGGAGCTTTGCTGAA GCGAAAAGAAACAAGGCATTTAGGAACCTGGAAATTTTAATTACTGCCGAGAGACCAGCACCTCCACCCCCACCCCGTGAAA GTCGAATAGACGGAACTGGGTCGACTCTGAATAGCAGCTACAACATGCGCAAAAGACCTGCAGCAAGCAATGCAGTTATTAATTGTGATCATTACATAAACCTGGATGGAAGAAGCAGTTCCAAG AAAAAGTGTGCTGTGAAGCCTGCGGTAACACCCCAGGCTGCGCCACCAAAACCACCGGCAAAGGAGCCTGCATTCAGTTGTCCAGTTTGCATGAGTTCACTTGTGGAGGCGACATCAACAAAGTGTGGCCACATTTTCTGCAAACAGTGCATCAAGTCCGCCTTATCAGCTCAGAATAAGTGTCCAACATGCAGAAAAAAGCTCACGATGAAAGATACTATCAGGGTCTACCTTCCTGCCACTGAAATGAGCTGA